One segment of Nothobranchius furzeri strain GRZ-AD chromosome 13, NfurGRZ-RIMD1, whole genome shotgun sequence DNA contains the following:
- the LOC107374611 gene encoding uncharacterized protein yields MLLKVKHQSSKKYIRLQPGFTYLEFISEVKNKFGLPDVTELHIFDETDTAVEEDIFLELIEANPDICLTVSDSSAGDAHSTSSSLTDTVSLSSSDSDLHRDLGIPVTGSRLSSGVKNKSTTEVSESEAAKEMVENALHVKPGGEDVLEEYKSEKSLQHRTRRQLVNILASHMTEMHGRIPSRKQKEKYALGIITLFPSLKDPFSPKGYEHFYDGEKGTGYLAWRLKTMSRSRYKRPEKVAPSPHVQGPNRKRTATTVPQQLDGDACREAVSFLLHCNDETVVFQKMKMTFQHRQDLVHDPQTSAGVFKTFPRFLDVKGLVSGIFNTTAIDCSLSWSDFDNGAYLIKAFSCVND; encoded by the exons ATGTTGCTGAAGGTGAAACACCAAAGTTCCAAGAAGTACATACGGTTACAGCCAGGGTTCACATATTTGGAGTTCATCAGTGAAG TCAAAAACAAGTTTGGGCTTCCTGATGTCACAGAACTGCACATTTTTGATGAGACTGATACAGCAGTGGAGGAAGACATCTTTCTTGAACTGATAGAGGCCAATCCTGACATATGCCTGACTGTAAGTGACAGCTCAGCAGGTGATG CTCATTCAACCTCATCCTCCCTCACGGATACCGTGTCACTATCGTCTAGTGACAGTGATCTTCACAGAGATTTGGGGATCCCTGTTACTGGAAGTAGATTGAGCTCTGGGGTCAAGAACAAGTCTACCACAGAAGTTTCAGAGTCTGAGGCTGCAAAAGAG ATGGTAGAGAATGCATTGCATGTAAAACCTGGAGGTGAGGATGTCTTGGAAGAGTACAAGTCCGAGAAATCCCTGCAGCATCGCACGCGCAGGCAACTTGTTAACATACTGGCTAGTCATATGACTGAGATGCACGG GAGGATTCCTTCACGTAAGCAGAAAGAGAAGTATGCCCTGGGAATCATTACGCTTTTTCCTTCACTGAAGGATCCTTTTTCTCCAAAAGGCtac GAGCACTTCTATGATGGGGAAAAAGGCACAGGATATTTAGCGTGGCGCCTCAAAACCATGTCCAGGAGTAGATATAAGAGGCCAGAGAAGGtagccccctcacctcatgtgcaAGGACCAAACCGTAAAAGAACAGCAACCACAGTGCCTCAACAGCTTGATGGAGATGCCTGCAGGGAGGCAGTTTCATTTCTTCTTCACTGTAACGATgagacagttgtctttcaaaagaTGAAGATGACCTTTCAACATCGACAGGACCTTGTGCATGATCCACAGACAAGTGCAGGTGTCTTCAAAACATTCCCACGTTTTTTAGACGTTAAAGGACTAGTAAGTGGTATTTTTAATACGACTGCAATTGACTGCAGTCTTAGCTGGTCAGATTTTGACAATGGTGCTTATTTAATTAAAGCATTTTCATGCGTTAATGATTAA